A genome region from Chitinophagales bacterium includes the following:
- a CDS encoding carboxylesterase family protein has protein sequence MAAVVLLYFTPQAQQQYCNSGTRFSEIPIFTDSDIAFDSAVVYGKAYNFQGDSQTLILHVFSPKTSVDTFQKRPLIVLVHGGGFSGGSLKGLNTDCIEFAKRGFVAATIEYRLGWNRGTTTCNGDPVSQRQALYRGLQDEHAAIRFLAANAATYHIDTAWIFAGGNSAGAFASANMAFLKQQDIDSMYPDLKQTLGNINSSGNNLTNSFTLKGLFHNWGSVVNIEGITAANAIPLVGFAGDLDNISPIDSGYWAGCTNFIKMWGSRAIYNKLTALGVCAELTVKQGGGHGVWKDTPEQNLFRIQRATCFFKSLFCGNCSSNYYTDSIAANCSLTSSIAKQNTVRTNKVYPNPFTDKIEYRTEKENHCEFALYSTIGEIIWQGTHIEQQDFSALTPGSYFLQISNETEKETIKLIK, from the coding sequence ATGGCAGCAGTTGTATTGCTTTACTTTACTCCACAAGCCCAGCAGCAGTATTGCAATAGCGGCACACGCTTTTCTGAAATACCTATATTTACCGATTCCGATATTGCTTTCGATAGTGCAGTAGTTTATGGTAAGGCATACAACTTTCAAGGCGATAGCCAAACATTGATACTGCATGTTTTTTCGCCTAAAACAAGCGTAGATACCTTTCAAAAAAGACCTTTAATAGTATTGGTACACGGTGGAGGATTTAGCGGAGGAAGTTTAAAAGGTTTAAATACCGATTGTATTGAATTTGCCAAACGCGGCTTTGTTGCAGCAACCATCGAGTATCGCTTGGGCTGGAATCGCGGCACTACTACCTGTAATGGCGATCCCGTATCGCAACGCCAGGCACTTTACAGAGGCTTGCAAGATGAACATGCAGCCATTCGATTTCTTGCCGCCAATGCCGCTACCTACCACATTGATACTGCATGGATTTTTGCAGGTGGCAACAGTGCGGGAGCTTTTGCCTCAGCCAATATGGCTTTCTTAAAACAACAAGATATTGACTCTATGTATCCCGATTTAAAACAAACATTGGGCAACATCAATTCTTCAGGAAATAACTTAACCAATTCATTCACTTTAAAAGGTCTTTTCCACAACTGGGGAAGTGTGGTAAACATAGAAGGCATCACAGCCGCCAATGCAATTCCATTAGTGGGCTTTGCGGGTGATTTAGATAATATTTCTCCCATAGATTCCGGCTACTGGGCAGGCTGCACCAACTTTATAAAAATGTGGGGTTCCAGAGCTATTTACAACAAACTTACTGCACTTGGCGTATGCGCAGAGCTTACTGTAAAACAAGGTGGCGGGCATGGGGTTTGGAAAGACACTCCCGAACAAAATCTATTTAGAATACAACGTGCAACTTGTTTCTTTAAAAGCCTGTTTTGCGGTAATTGCTCCTCAAATTACTACACCGATAGCATTGCAGCAAACTGTTCTTTAACGTCTTCGATTGCTAAGCAAAATACGGTTCGTACAAACAAGGTATATCCCAATCCATTTACCGACAAAATAGAGTATCGCACCGAAAAAGAGAACCATTGTGAGTTTGCATTATATAGCACCATTGGTGAAATTATATGGCAAGGCACACACATTGAACAGCAAGATTTTTCGGCTCTTACACCCGGTTCTTACTTTTTACAAATAAGTAATGAAACAGAAAAAGAAACCATAAAACTAATAAAGTAA
- a CDS encoding tetratricopeptide repeat protein: MAVKFSSFYKALETFWSSNNSDSEKQYQSFQNFKKATAKTPIGKSEKTLLEITAVLLLRQANRVQEANNLEAKHKKAFNRITQPLFKHRWKRLQLIESFKTGNQTANIEDVQRLIDEAQKNNWIEELLRALFLKHMVEKLTGQFTLALETAQQVKLLATEHEHQFYLQQSAWAVPHIYYYFGEKKLAFEECLRIKHLFTTDFSQQQNKGFYVLLADCYAFFKHYREALSIYEQLQAFLEQTTEPDNVSYITILINTSHVLQQQKNIAKAESQLKTAAKIAAQINLPMYQLTALIGLADIYLQTKQYQAMQKALAVASPLATKANVAMYKIKLLELKSAHAKATGKYKEALALAEKHHHEFEVWKQLETDEKLKNLETKQQLELQQLKEQTMKKELELLAQNLQASHAHIEQKDKLIKQFAAYFNELEQTNIRRREIFVKLREMVRTTEQAQQVERTNYSSKFNDTHQAAMYKLIEKFPTITNAEAGTAVMLTKGLSNKDISSLTLTSVRNIEKHRLNLRKKMKLKRSDDLIQSILKTI; the protein is encoded by the coding sequence ATGGCAGTTAAATTCTCGTCTTTCTATAAAGCACTCGAAACTTTTTGGAGCAGCAATAATTCCGATTCGGAAAAGCAGTATCAATCATTTCAAAATTTTAAAAAAGCAACTGCAAAAACACCTATTGGGAAAAGCGAAAAAACACTACTCGAGATTACTGCTGTATTGCTGCTCCGCCAAGCTAATCGTGTGCAAGAAGCCAACAATTTAGAGGCAAAACACAAAAAGGCTTTTAACCGCATTACACAACCACTATTTAAACACAGATGGAAACGCCTTCAACTTATTGAATCCTTTAAAACCGGCAACCAAACTGCAAATATAGAAGACGTACAAAGGCTCATTGATGAAGCACAAAAAAACAACTGGATAGAAGAACTACTGCGTGCACTTTTCTTAAAACACATGGTAGAAAAACTAACAGGGCAATTTACACTTGCATTAGAAACAGCACAACAAGTTAAACTACTCGCTACTGAACACGAACACCAGTTCTATTTACAACAAAGTGCTTGGGCAGTACCGCACATCTACTATTATTTCGGTGAAAAAAAATTAGCCTTTGAAGAATGTTTGCGCATTAAACATTTATTCACCACAGATTTTTCGCAACAGCAAAACAAAGGATTTTATGTACTGTTGGCAGATTGCTATGCCTTCTTTAAACACTATCGCGAAGCGCTCTCTATTTACGAACAATTACAGGCTTTTTTAGAACAAACAACAGAGCCGGATAATGTAAGCTACATTACTATCCTCATCAATACATCGCATGTTTTACAACAGCAAAAAAATATAGCAAAAGCCGAAAGCCAACTAAAAACGGCAGCCAAAATTGCAGCACAAATAAACTTGCCAATGTATCAACTTACAGCACTCATTGGCTTGGCAGATATTTACCTTCAAACAAAGCAATATCAAGCCATGCAGAAAGCATTGGCTGTGGCTTCTCCATTGGCAACAAAAGCCAATGTGGCTATGTATAAAATTAAACTATTGGAACTAAAAAGCGCCCACGCAAAGGCTACAGGAAAATACAAAGAGGCATTAGCACTTGCAGAAAAACACCACCACGAATTTGAAGTATGGAAACAATTAGAAACAGACGAAAAATTAAAAAACCTTGAAACCAAACAGCAATTAGAGTTACAACAACTAAAAGAACAAACCATGAAAAAAGAACTGGAACTTTTAGCTCAAAATCTGCAAGCAAGCCATGCACACATAGAGCAGAAAGATAAACTCATAAAACAGTTTGCGGCATATTTTAATGAGTTGGAACAAACCAACATTCGCAGACGTGAAATATTTGTAAAACTGCGCGAAATGGTACGCACCACCGAACAAGCACAACAAGTAGAACGCACCAATTACTCCTCTAAGTTTAATGATACCCACCAGGCCGCCATGTATAAACTAATAGAGAAATTCCCTACCATCACCAATGCAGAAGCCGGCACAGCCGTTATGCTTACCAAAGGCCTAAGCAATAAAGACATTTCATCTCTCACACTCACTTCTGTTCGCAACATTGAAAAACACCGTTTAAATCTTCGCAAAAAAATGAAACTGAAAAGAAGCGATGATTTAATACAATCTATTCTAAAAACCATTTAA
- a CDS encoding T9SS type A sorting domain-containing protein — MFHKVYTLRSYCMWVACFALLQCAHAQGLSLPAFYDVSGVKLSNTNGNWVTVNPQQPNNIDLIETQLFKMPGRGMGVVGVEFKLFGADGGTARFKSGAINNFAEGGKGAQLYYQVDLSGLNMWKRPFLVTFGKKGESRTYDKYLYCSAGGGGSTGMAWLSPNANSASLHKTWRSLFWGGNKIAAAAGGGGGFATNANVSNGKAAMGLERSNTTLVDYSYDFHYEKLTDGSGAELMTVGAGGSRMRTDAAVLNDPVCCDNFDKMRKAGSYVHNVFNFTKSVALGVSNKILQSVTFGQSGGVSTFTFPETNGSPAGGYFSPTSNFSITNDGGRGGAGFSGGGAGVPNTDFYTYALSYTSGLTSGGGGTGSLQQITATAHYSGAGNSGGNGGLSALSDYLVNTSIVNGGSTATPKSGYFMYRTIADTTPPVVSIDTVTIYIPQSTFGVLYSSAQLSRATIVDDCSDNDSVNTITFSKAKFTCSDVGTTQPVTVTVADFAGNQTIKTIMVVVKDTSHPIAIPIIPPNPFLPNYKDPFTIDVTKEPYTVTAADLPEGYDGCNGGVVIHFTPTTFTCAHAGTSQTVSFYYTDSDGNSSSVGTVTFNIIAQSYPVLYVDASATGNNDGSSWSNAFKNLQDALKPGCEADRAIYIAQGTYYPDRGNNVTTGNRNASFVIPENYKLYGGFPSGGDVFNNRKPATFATVLSGEIGNIASTNDNSYHIVTINSNNTLLDGFVLSDGNASAGLGSGGGAVFFQQPSIGTAAYTNTFRNCTFKNNMGTSGSAVYAQHQNTNNANSIDFVNCMFSKNTASSKGGAVYVESTSSNANQNFTNCVFTQNTGDIGGAVYASTSFSKLNLTNCTFTRNKATTSGGALFNQGAATIRNSIFYADSSNNVLNEVTNTGVLNTAFSNIHGSGGSANWNTSFGNNLGNNIDTNPQFNLINLSLNPSSPCRNRGEKAYNTEPIDINQGIRVVQDTIDMGAYECSPLVYVAWDAPNGGNGQSWATAYNSLQDGLDDAFFSSGFLKDVWVKEGTYYPSRDLNGNSNGRFNTFYVKGSNAVYGGFAGNETQLSQRNIPAHPTILSGDLGTKNDKSDNAYHVVTFNSASPRLDGLIIEGGNADHPSNYTYKGGGGIYELNSFVAESHPVINGCVIRDNSASSNGGGVMISSNLANCTMDFIQCIFYNNTALRGGAIYIQKGGSNNIDVKARLYNCTGVNNVGYAFNAPGFGEAYVVPPVVGSAVLELNNNLLLNNTTANGSVLNVGGTVIGSNNYMGTNNNDLVDITNPVGADGLIMTADDGFALQSGSSAINYGNNTLIPAEVKSDITGEERIKQLQVDAGAYESFGCLNATKLYVDAEVDTLNGNGLTWATAFRYLNDALKMANLCSSVDSILIAKGTYYTSGDVNSTADQSIAFEISRPVKIYGGYPNGGGTRDVAANTVVLSGAINTPARTDNSNHIMRVAAGVSDTTLIDGITFTNGYASVVGSYTFNGKLFRRTQGSALYSINSLVHVNNCRFVYNYAAGSGGAVYINSGKFISEHSVYDMNTSYQGGSAVSADMATDTLRLVGNVFVRDTSVNSVGGAVSSTFLSTTSFTDISNNLFAFNSAKGQGGALYVATGLFNVSNNTFFSNSSNANGGGVSVQANPNAASLLANNIFWRNNATYGDSSFLCSDFNTITGNAESINPQFSNAANPLGPDGLWFTADDGLKLKPTSQLINSGDNTVVKYSKDIIGSTRIQHGKVDPGAYESEAVVTHWYVSAAQDSIEPDGTSWAKAFPKFQDGVNAAKPGDSVWVAQGIYTPDSSGTSFNLKNKVKVFGGFKAVESLLAQRSLSDGYNSVLKGNNAAVVKNDSTDNSTLLDGFVIKNGNTSRNGGGLRNTASAAVFNHLVFQDNQAANGGAVANVKSSCKFYNTVFVGNQSSSSGAAIYDSSAVIDMRQITCYNNTAANGALIANVANSNFSISNSVLWNNTSAELFNQSSTATVAYTMAESEQTGQGNILGINPKFNNEHAPEGFDGRWFTADDGLTATYYSAFVNNGSNALATAITTDVSGLNRLQNGTVDMGAYESAELTFCDSMAQYNKSVLYVNANVPGSGDGASWATAFKTLNEALDIANYCSSIDSILVAGGTYYPTGYKEGEDRKLSFRMLRNNIHLLGGFSGNDSVARDLGVFNTILSGNINDGSVNTDNSFHVLSFKNVGAACSIDGVIIVDGKADSTIAPFNQGGGLYNVASGAGNNSSPTISNCVFSNNSARIGGAVINSASTQGAARPSFVNCVFAENNALLDGGAVYTSVSGGSNATAMFTNSTFAGNSAGAKGGAVYNLGTGGTNNTTFKNCIVWGNTAGSGVANTKQVTNENAMARSSFSLFQGGLPALLIDSGNNLYQIPLLVDSIHPKGFDQQWMTFDDGFALKSGSPAIKTGTASGAPALAITGAARGSMPDRGAYQNSCTAVNFTQNIQQAACDSVVSPSRKYSWFTSGTYFDTLYSAIGCDTFLTIHLTLNHTSVTNLTATACGSYVSPSGQFVWDTSGLYYDTLQAVSGCDSIFIVQLTIDTLPQPVVVQNGTILTTQAFASYQWLLNNVAITGATSQSYTALQNGDYSVVVTNASGCSDTSAAVNIIGLSVFDFEGGAQVALYPNPNNGNFTLMFSNSELHEVYATDMQGRIVIPTEMLSGSKQFSLEHLSDAVYFLHIKQQSGIKTIRFVVAR, encoded by the coding sequence ATGTTTCATAAGGTTTATACACTACGTAGTTATTGCATGTGGGTTGCTTGCTTTGCATTGTTGCAATGCGCTCATGCTCAGGGTTTATCGCTACCTGCATTTTATGATGTAAGTGGAGTAAAACTAAGTAATACCAATGGTAATTGGGTAACCGTAAATCCGCAACAGCCCAATAATATTGATTTGATAGAAACACAATTATTCAAGATGCCCGGAAGAGGCATGGGTGTTGTAGGTGTGGAATTTAAATTGTTTGGAGCCGATGGAGGAACCGCCCGTTTTAAGAGTGGTGCTATCAATAATTTTGCAGAGGGCGGAAAAGGGGCACAGTTGTATTATCAAGTGGATTTGTCGGGTTTGAATATGTGGAAGCGCCCGTTTTTAGTAACCTTTGGCAAAAAAGGTGAGAGCCGTACTTATGATAAGTATTTGTATTGCAGTGCCGGTGGCGGAGGCTCTACCGGTATGGCATGGCTATCTCCTAATGCCAACAGTGCTTCGCTGCATAAAACATGGCGCTCGCTATTTTGGGGTGGGAATAAAATAGCTGCGGCAGCAGGCGGTGGCGGTGGGTTTGCCACAAATGCTAATGTTTCCAACGGTAAGGCAGCTATGGGTTTAGAAAGATCTAACACTACTTTAGTTGATTATAGCTATGATTTTCATTATGAAAAGTTGACTGATGGGTCGGGAGCAGAGCTAATGACAGTAGGTGCCGGAGGTAGCAGAATGAGAACAGACGCAGCTGTCTTAAACGACCCTGTTTGCTGTGATAACTTTGATAAGATGCGGAAGGCAGGCTCTTATGTGCACAATGTATTTAATTTTACTAAATCCGTTGCATTGGGTGTATCTAACAAAATATTGCAGTCGGTTACTTTTGGTCAAAGTGGCGGTGTTTCTACTTTTACTTTTCCTGAAACAAATGGATCGCCTGCTGGCGGTTATTTTTCTCCAACATCAAACTTTAGCATTACCAACGATGGTGGACGTGGTGGAGCGGGTTTTAGCGGTGGCGGAGCAGGTGTGCCTAATACAGACTTTTATACTTATGCACTTTCCTACACTTCCGGTTTAACTAGCGGAGGTGGCGGAACGGGAAGCTTACAGCAGATAACAGCTACGGCACATTACAGCGGTGCCGGAAACTCAGGAGGTAACGGGGGTTTGAGTGCTTTGTCTGATTATTTAGTAAATACATCTATTGTTAACGGAGGCTCTACAGCTACTCCTAAGAGCGGTTATTTTATGTATCGTACTATTGCAGATACCACACCTCCGGTTGTGTCTATTGATACTGTTACTATTTATATACCGCAGAGTACTTTTGGTGTATTGTATTCATCTGCTCAACTTAGCCGCGCTACAATCGTTGATGATTGCTCTGATAACGATTCTGTGAATACCATTACATTCAGTAAAGCAAAATTTACATGCAGCGATGTAGGTACCACGCAACCTGTAACGGTAACGGTTGCCGATTTTGCAGGCAACCAAACCATTAAAACAATCATGGTTGTTGTTAAAGATACCTCACATCCGATAGCAATACCAATTATTCCACCCAATCCGTTTTTACCCAACTATAAAGATCCATTTACTATTGATGTTACCAAGGAGCCTTATACTGTAACAGCCGCAGATTTGCCCGAAGGCTATGATGGTTGCAATGGCGGTGTAGTTATTCATTTTACACCTACTACATTTACGTGTGCACATGCAGGAACTTCGCAAACGGTTTCATTTTATTACACAGATAGCGATGGGAATAGCAGTAGTGTAGGAACTGTTACCTTTAATATAATAGCGCAATCTTATCCTGTACTTTATGTAGATGCTTCGGCTACGGGAAACAACGATGGGAGTTCTTGGTCTAATGCGTTTAAGAATTTACAAGATGCACTCAAACCAGGGTGCGAAGCCGATAGAGCAATTTATATAGCTCAAGGAACTTACTATCCCGATAGAGGAAACAACGTTACGACAGGTAATCGCAATGCTTCCTTTGTAATTCCCGAAAACTACAAATTGTATGGTGGCTTTCCTTCGGGAGGCGATGTGTTTAATAACCGTAAGCCTGCTACGTTTGCTACTGTGCTTTCGGGCGAAATTGGAAACATTGCATCTACCAACGATAATAGCTACCATATTGTTACAATAAACAGCAACAATACATTATTAGATGGTTTTGTACTGAGCGATGGAAATGCCAGTGCCGGTTTGGGTTCCGGTGGTGGAGCTGTGTTTTTTCAGCAACCTTCTATAGGAACTGCTGCTTATACTAACACTTTTAGAAATTGCACTTTTAAAAATAATATGGGCACATCGGGTAGTGCTGTGTATGCTCAACATCAAAACACCAACAATGCCAATAGCATTGATTTTGTAAACTGTATGTTTAGCAAAAACACAGCAAGTTCAAAAGGTGGCGCTGTTTATGTGGAAAGCACCAGTTCAAATGCCAATCAGAATTTTACGAACTGTGTATTTACTCAAAACACGGGAGATATAGGTGGTGCTGTTTATGCTTCTACTTCTTTTTCTAAGTTGAATTTAACTAACTGCACATTTACACGAAACAAAGCTACCACTTCCGGTGGAGCACTGTTTAATCAGGGAGCGGCTACTATTCGCAATAGTATTTTTTATGCCGATAGCAGCAATAATGTGTTGAATGAAGTTACTAATACAGGAGTGTTGAATACGGCATTCAGCAACATTCACGGAAGTGGTGGAAGTGCTAACTGGAATACTTCTTTTGGCAATAATTTGGGAAACAATATTGATACCAATCCGCAGTTCAATTTAATTAACTTATCGCTAAACCCAAGCAGCCCTTGCAGAAACCGAGGTGAAAAAGCATACAACACAGAACCCATTGATATAAACCAAGGAATACGTGTTGTGCAAGATACTATAGATATGGGTGCTTACGAGTGCAGCCCTCTGGTTTACGTGGCTTGGGATGCGCCTAATGGTGGCAATGGGCAAAGTTGGGCAACTGCATACAATAGTTTGCAAGATGGTTTAGACGATGCATTTTTTAGTAGCGGTTTTTTAAAAGACGTGTGGGTGAAAGAAGGAACATACTATCCTAGCCGCGATCTGAATGGCAACAGCAATGGAAGATTCAATACTTTTTATGTAAAAGGTTCTAATGCGGTGTATGGCGGTTTTGCCGGGAATGAAACACAATTATCACAGCGCAATATTCCCGCACACCCAACTATACTTAGTGGCGATCTAGGCACAAAGAATGATAAATCCGATAACGCTTACCATGTGGTTACATTTAATTCTGCAAGCCCGCGTTTAGATGGTTTAATTATAGAAGGAGGCAATGCCGACCATCCAAGTAATTATACATACAAAGGTGGTGGCGGTATATATGAACTCAATAGTTTTGTGGCGGAATCGCATCCCGTAATCAATGGGTGTGTTATTAGAGATAATTCGGCATCAAGCAATGGTGGCGGTGTAATGATAAGCTCTAACTTGGCTAATTGTACAATGGATTTTATACAATGTATTTTTTACAATAACACGGCTCTGCGCGGAGGTGCAATATATATTCAAAAAGGAGGCAGCAACAACATAGATGTAAAAGCAAGGCTCTATAATTGCACAGGTGTAAACAACGTAGGGTATGCATTTAATGCTCCAGGATTTGGTGAAGCCTACGTGGTACCTCCTGTAGTAGGCTCGGCAGTGCTGGAATTAAACAACAACTTGTTGCTCAATAATACTACAGCCAATGGAAGTGTATTGAATGTAGGCGGAACGGTTATTGGAAGCAATAACTACATGGGTACAAACAACAACGATTTAGTTGATATTACTAATCCCGTAGGTGCCGATGGTTTAATTATGACTGCCGATGATGGTTTTGCATTACAGTCGGGCAGCAGCGCCATAAACTATGGAAACAATACCCTTATTCCCGCAGAAGTAAAAAGCGATATTACAGGTGAAGAGCGCATAAAGCAACTGCAAGTAGATGCAGGCGCATACGAAAGTTTTGGTTGCTTGAATGCTACAAAACTATATGTAGATGCAGAAGTAGATACACTCAATGGCAATGGATTAACTTGGGCAACTGCTTTCCGCTATTTGAATGATGCTTTAAAAATGGCAAATCTATGTTCATCGGTAGATTCTATCTTAATCGCCAAGGGTACTTATTACACATCGGGCGATGTAAATTCTACTGCAGACCAAAGTATAGCGTTTGAAATAAGCCGTCCTGTAAAAATATATGGTGGCTATCCTAATGGTGGTGGTACTCGCGATGTTGCTGCCAACACAGTAGTGCTAAGTGGTGCAATCAATACACCTGCACGAACCGATAACAGCAACCACATTATGCGCGTAGCAGCAGGCGTAAGCGATACAACCCTAATTGATGGCATTACATTTACCAACGGATATGCATCGGTTGTTGGTAGCTACACATTCAATGGAAAATTATTTAGGCGCACACAGGGCAGCGCACTATACAGCATTAACTCGTTGGTGCATGTAAACAATTGCCGATTTGTTTACAACTACGCAGCCGGTTCAGGTGGTGCGGTATATATAAACAGTGGCAAATTTATTTCTGAGCATTCGGTGTACGATATGAATACTTCTTACCAAGGAGGCAGTGCGGTAAGTGCCGATATGGCAACCGATACGCTTCGCTTAGTGGGAAATGTTTTTGTGCGCGATACCTCTGTAAATAGCGTTGGAGGAGCGGTAAGTTCTACGTTTTTATCCACAACATCTTTTACCGATATTTCTAACAACTTGTTTGCTTTTAATAGTGCAAAAGGACAAGGCGGTGCTTTGTATGTTGCCACCGGTTTGTTTAATGTAAGCAACAATACATTCTTCAGTAACTCATCTAATGCTAATGGAGGTGGCGTATCTGTTCAAGCCAATCCAAATGCGGCTTCGCTCTTAGCAAATAATATTTTCTGGAGGAATAATGCAACCTATGGCGATAGTAGTTTCTTGTGTTCCGATTTTAATACGATAACGGGAAATGCAGAGTCAATCAATCCACAGTTTTCTAATGCGGCTAACCCTCTAGGACCCGATGGTTTGTGGTTTACGGCAGATGATGGTTTAAAATTGAAACCTACTTCGCAGCTTATTAACTCAGGAGATAATACGGTAGTAAAATATTCCAAGGATATTATTGGCAGCACGAGAATTCAGCACGGCAAAGTAGATCCGGGCGCTTACGAAAGCGAGGCGGTGGTTACTCATTGGTATGTAAGTGCTGCACAAGATAGTATAGAACCCGATGGAACATCGTGGGCAAAAGCTTTCCCTAAGTTTCAAGATGGTGTAAATGCTGCAAAACCCGGAGATAGTGTGTGGGTGGCACAAGGTATTTACACGCCTGATTCTTCAGGTACTTCATTCAATTTAAAAAATAAGGTGAAGGTGTTTGGCGGTTTTAAGGCAGTTGAAAGTTTATTGGCGCAGCGCAGTTTGAGCGATGGCTACAATAGTGTTTTAAAAGGAAACAATGCTGCGGTAGTGAAGAATGATAGCACAGATAACAGTACTTTGTTAGATGGATTTGTGATTAAAAATGGTAATACTTCACGGAATGGTGGAGGTTTGCGGAATACGGCTTCTGCTGCTGTTTTTAATCATTTGGTGTTTCAAGATAACCAAGCTGCTAATGGTGGTGCTGTAGCGAATGTGAAATCTTCTTGTAAGTTTTACAATACAGTTTTTGTAGGTAATCAATCGTCTTCTTCGGGCGCTGCAATTTACGATAGCAGTGCTGTAATTGATATGCGCCAAATTACTTGCTACAACAATACAGCAGCCAATGGAGCACTTATTGCCAATGTGGCAAACTCTAATTTTTCTATAAGCAATAGCGTTTTGTGGAACAATACTTCAGCGGAATTATTCAACCAATCATCTACAGCTACGGTTGCTTACACTATGGCAGAAAGTGAGCAAACGGGGCAGGGAAATATTTTGGGCATAAACCCTAAGTTTAACAACGAGCATGCGCCCGAAGGCTTTGATGGACGTTGGTTTACAGCCGATGATGGTTTAACAGCTACTTACTATTCTGCATTTGTAAATAATGGAAGTAATGCGCTGGCAACAGCTATTACTACCGATGTGAGTGGACTCAATCGCTTGCAAAACGGCACGGTAGATATGGGTGCTTACGAAAGTGCTGAACTTACTTTTTGCGATAGCATGGCACAGTACAATAAAAGTGTATTGTATGTGAATGCTAATGTGCCCGGAAGTGGTGATGGAGCTTCGTGGGCAACAGCTTTTAAAACGCTGAATGAAGCATTGGATATTGCTAATTATTGCTCTTCTATTGATTCAATTTTAGTAGCGGGTGGAACTTATTATCCAACGGGTTACAAAGAGGGAGAAGACAGAAAACTCAGCTTCCGTATGTTGCGAAACAATATTCATTTGCTTGGAGGCTTTTCGGGAAATGATTCTGTGGCGAGAGATTTAGGCGTATTCAATACTATTTTAAGTGGAAATATTAATGATGGCTCTGTGAATACTGACAATAGTTTTCATGTGTTGTCTTTTAAAAATGTGGGTGCTGCTTGCAGTATTGATGGTGTAATTATTGTAGATGGAAAAGCAGATAGCACCATAGCGCCATTCAACCAAGGTGGAGGATTGTATAATGTTGCATCTGGTGCCGGTAACAACAGTAGCCCTACAATATCGAATTGCGTATTTAGTAATAATAGCGCACGCATTGGCGGTGCGGTAATAAACAGTGCTTCTACCCAAGGAGCAGCGCGTCCTTCTTTTGTAAACTGTGTGTTTGCAGAAAACAATGCTTTGTTAGATGGCGGTGCAGTTTATACGAGCGTTTCCGGTGGCAGTAATGCAACAGCCATGTTTACTAACAGTACTTTTGCAGGCAATAGCGCAGGTGCAAAAGGTGGTGCCGTGTATAACTTAGGAACAGGCGGAACCAACAATACAACATTTAAGAATTGTATTGTTTGGGGAAATACCGCTGGCTCCGGTGTGGCAAACACCAAGCAGGTAACGAACGAAAATGCTATGGCTCGCTCTTCGTTCAGTTTATTCCAAGGCGGATTGCCTGCATTGTTGATAGACAGCGGAAACAACTTGTACCAAATACCTCTTTTAGTAGATTCTATTCATCCAAAAGGATTCGACCAGCAGTGGATGACTTTTGATGATGGCTTTGCATTAAAGAGCGGAAGTCCTGCCATTAAAACCGGAACAGCATCGGGCGCGCCAGCATTGGCTATTACCGGAGCAGCGCGTGGCTCTATGCCCGATAGAGGTGCTTACCAAAATAGTTGTACGGCTGTAAACTTTACACAAAACATACAGCAGGCAGCTTGCGATAGTGTTGTTTCGCCAAGCCGCAAGTATAGTTGGTTTACTTCCGGCACTTATTTCGATACGCTTTACAGCGCTATTGGATGCGATACTTTCTTAACCATTCATCTTACATTGAATCACACTTCGGTTACAAACTTAACTGCTACGGCTTGTGGTAGTTATGTGTCGCCAAGTGGGCAGTTTGTTTGGGATACATCGGGTTTGTATTACGATACTTTACAGGCTGTATCCGGTTGCGATAGCATCTTTATAGTTCAACTTACCATTGATACTTTACCGCAACCTGTTGTTGTTCAAAACGGAACTATATTAACTACGCAGGCATTTGCAAGCTACCAGTGGTTGCTGAATAATGTTGCCATAACTGGCGCTACAAGCCAAAGTTATACAGCCTTGCAAAATGGAGATTACAGTGTTGTAGTTACTAATGCAAGTGGTTGTAGCGATACCAGTGCAGCAGTAAATATTATTGGGTTGAGTGTGTTTGATTTTGAAGGAGGAGCGCAGGTGGCTTTGTATCCTAATCCTAACAATGGGAATTTTACACTAATGTTTTCAAATAGTGAACTGCATGAAGTATATGCAACAGATATGCAAGGAAGAATAGTAATTCCTACTGAAATGCTATCTGGTTCAAAACAGTTTTCATTAGAGCATTTAAGTGATGCTGTTTATTTCTTACATATCAAACAGCAAAGTGGCATAAAAACTATTCGGTTTGTAGTAGCGCGATAG